A stretch of Rhododendron vialii isolate Sample 1 chromosome 4a, ASM3025357v1 DNA encodes these proteins:
- the LOC131324331 gene encoding probable plastid-lipid-associated protein 13, chloroplastic gives MASSIQGLVPAACPGLRSRRLSHPSSSTSSFSVALFPESGRKFPYHRKMVRKAEDCGVCRVTVQQAAVQGASAAYAKEMERLSAKESLLLAFKDAGGFEALVTGKTTDMQRIDVNERIIGLERLNPTPRPTTSSFLEGRWNFEWFGSGSPGLFAARFIFQRFPPTLANLSKMDIVIKDRYAKITAIMRLLNSVESKFVVSTQLSVEGPLRMKEEYVEGVLELPKVDEESIPEQLRGPFGQAVSTVQQLPGSIRDAVASGLKVPLSGTFQRLFMISYLDEEILIIRDSSGLPEVLTRLDTPPSTLAESPAEYES, from the exons ATGGCTTCTTCAATCCAAGGCCTAGTCCCCGCCGCGTGCCCCGGACTCCGTTCCCGCCGCCTCTCGCATCCGTCTTCTTCCACTTCGTCGTTCTCTGTCGCTCTCTTCCCTGAGAGTGGTCGGAAATTTCCCTATCATCGGAAAATGGTGCGAAAGGCGGAGGATTGTGGTGTTTGCAGGGTAACGGTCCAGCAGGCGGCCGTGCAAGGAGCTTCGGCCGCTTATGCTAAGGAAATGGAGAGACTCTCTGCCAAGGAATCGCTACTCCTCGCC TTTAAAGATGCTGGAGGATTTGAAGCTTTAGTTACTGGAAAAACTACAGATATGCAGCGGATTGATGTGAATGAGAGGATAATTGGTCTTGAAAGGCTCAATCCAACACCTCGGCCAACAAC GTCATCATTTCTGGAAGGACGGTGGAATTTTGAGTGGTTTGGATCTGGAAGCCCAGGACTATTTGCTGCTAGATTCATTTTTCA GAGATTTCCGCCTACACTGGCCAATTTGTCAAAAATGGATATTGTGATCAAAGATCGATATGCCAAAATAACAGCGATCATGAGACTGTTGAACTCG GTAGAAAGCAAATTCGTTGTTTCTACCCAGTTATCCGTCGAGGGACCGCTTAGAATGAAAGAGGAATATGTTGAAGGAGTTCTGGAATTACCAAAAGTTGATGAAGAATCAATACCTGAACAGCTAAGAGGTCCATTTGGTCAGGCAGTCAGCACAGTACAGCAGCTTCCTGGTTCTATAAGGGATGCAGTGGCCAGTGGGCTGAAAGTTCCTTTGA GCGGGACATTCCAGAGACTATTCATGATTTCGTATCTTGATGAAGAGATTCTG ATAATAAGAGACAGTTCTGGACTACCGGAAGTTCTTACAAGGTTGGATACTCCTCCATCTACCTTAGCAGAATCCCCGGCAGAGTATGAAAGTTAG
- the LOC131324332 gene encoding delta(12)-fatty-acid desaturase FAD2-like has product MGASGRTSNIPPKALRPETNVLLRRVPHSKPPFTLGEVKKAVPPHCFNRSVLRSFSYVAYDLVISSLLYYVATTYIHLLPSPLSSLAWPLYWICQGCVLTGVWMLAHECGHHAFSDYQWLDDTVGFILHSALLVPYFSWKHSHRRHHSNIASIDLDEVHVPKPKSKIRWRTSKYLNNPPGRLFILLFTLTLGWPLYLMINIKGRKYDRFASHYDPYSPIYSNSERAQIFLSDAGNLAISLVLYKLAAAKGLTWVLSIYGVPLLIVNGFVVLITFLHHTHPALPHYDSSEWDWFKGALSTVDRDYGILNKVFHNITDTHVAHHLFSTMPHYHAMEATKAIRPILGDYYKFDGTPFVKAIWREFKECVYVEADDGGQKGVLWYNNN; this is encoded by the exons ATGGGCGCCAGTGGCCGAACCTCCAATATTCCTCCCAAGGCCCTAAGGCCCGAAACCAACGTCCTCCTCCGTAGAGTCCCTCACTCGAAGCCCCCATTCACACTCGGCGAGGTCAAAAAAGCCGTACCACCCCACTGTTTCAACCGATCCGTTCTCCGCTCATTCTCCTACGTTGCTTACGACCTCGTCATATCCTCCCTGCTCTACTACGTCGCCACTACCTACATCCACCTCCTTCCCTCACCGCTATCCTCCCTCGCATGGCCGCTTTATTGGATCTGCCAGGGATGTGTCCTAACCGGGGTATGGATGCTGGCCCACGAGTGTGGCCACCACGCCTTCAGCGACTACCAGTGGCTAGATGACACGGTCGGCTTCATCCTCCACTCAGCCCTCCTCGTCCCGTACTTTTCTTGGAAACATagccaccgccgccaccactccaACATCGCTTCCATAGACCTTGATGAG GTACATGTTCCCAAGCCCAAGTCCAAAATCCGATGGAGAACCTCCAAGTACCTCAACAACCCGCCTGGCCGACTCTTCATCCTCCTCTTTACCCTCACTCTAGGCTGGCCATTGTACCTAATGATCAACATCAAAGGCCGGAAGTACGACCGGTTCGCCTCTCACTACGACCCCTACAGCCCAATCTACTCAAACAGCGAGCGGGCCCAAATCTTCCTTTCAGACGCGGGGAACCTAGCCATCAGTCTCGTGCTTTATAAGCTAGCAGCTGCAAAAGGCCTGACTTGGGTCCTCTCTATATACGGAGTCCCGCTTCTCATTGTGAACGGGTTTGTCGTTTTGATAACTTTTTTACATCACACTCACCCGGCCTTGCCCCACTACGACTCGTCCGAGTGGGACTGGTTCAAGGGGGCCCTCTCGACCGTCGACCGGGACTATGGAATTTTAAACAAAGTGTTCCATAATATTACGGACACTCACGTGGCCCATCATTTGTTTTCGACCATGCCGCATTACCACGCGATGGAGGCAACCAAGGCGATCAGGCCGATTCTGGGGGATTATTATAAGTTCGATGGGACACCGTTTGTGAAGGCGATTTGGCGGGAATTCAAGGAGTGTGTTTATGTTGAGGCTGATGATGGTGGCCAGAAAGGTGTTCTTTGGTACAACAATAATTAA
- the LOC131324333 gene encoding delta(12)-fatty-acid desaturase FAD2-like, giving the protein MGAGGRTSIPPKAKRPETNVLRRVPHSKPPFTLGEVKKAIPPHCFNRSVLRSFSYVVYDLLISSLLYYVATTYIHLLPSPLSFLAWPLYWICQGCVLTGVWVVAHECGHHAFSNYQWLDDTVGLILHSALLVPYFSWKHSHRRHHSNTASMERDEVFVPKPKSEIGWYAKYLNNPPGRIFSILITLTLGWPLYLMFNVSGRKYDRFACHYDPYGPIYSNRERAQIFLSDAGNLAVGLVLYKLAAAKGLTWVLSVYGVPLLIVNGFLVLITWLQHTHPALPHYDSSEWDWFRGALATVDRDYGILNKVFHNITDTHVAHHLFSTMPHYHAMEATKAIRPILGEYYQFDGTPLVKAIWREAKECVYVEADDGGQKGVFWYNNKL; this is encoded by the exons ATGGGTGCCGGTGGCCGAACCTCCATTCCTCCCAAGGCCAAAAGGCCCGAAACCAACGTCCTCCGTCGAGTCCCTCACTCGAAGCCCCCATTCACACTCGGCGAGGTCAAAAAAGCCATACCACCCCACTGCTTCAACCGATCCGTTCTCCGCTCATTCTCCTACGTTGTTTACGACCTCCTCATATCCTCCCTGCTCTATTACGTCGCCACTACCTACATCCACCTCCTTCCCTCACCGCTATCCTTCCTCGCATGGCCGCTTTATTGGATCTGCCAGGGATGTGTCCTAACCGGGGTCTGGGTGGTGGCCCATGAGTGTGGCCACCACGCCTTCAGCAACTACCAGTGGCTAGATGACACGGTCGGCCTCATCCTCCACTCCGCCCTCCTCGTCCCCTACTTTTCTTGGAAACATagccaccgccgccaccactccaACACCGCTTCCATGGAGCGTGATGAG GTATTTGTTCCCAAGCCCAAGTCCGAAATCGGATGGTACGCCAAGTACCTCAACAACCCGCCGGGCCGAATCTTCAGCATCCTTATAACCCTCACTCTAGGCTGGCCATTGTACCTAATGTTCAACGTCTCGGGCCGGAAGTACGACCGGTTCGCCTGCCACTACGACCCCTACGGCCCAATCTACTCAAACCGCGAGCGGGCCCAAATCTTCCTTTCAGACGCGGGGAACCTAGCCGTCGGTCTCGTGCTTTATAAGCTAGCAGCAGCAAAAGGCCTGACTTGGGTCCTCTCTGTATACGGAGTCCCGCTTCTCATTGTGAACGGGTTTCTTGTTTTGATCACTTGGTTACAACACACTCACCCGGCCTTGCCTCACTATGACTCGTCCGAGTGGGACTGGTTCAGGGGCGCCCTTGCGACCGTCGACCGTGACTACGGAATTTTAAACAAAGTGTTCCATAATATTACGGACACTCATGTGGCCCATCATTTGTTTTCGACCATGCCGCATTACCACGCGATGGAGGCAACCAAGGCGATTAGGCCGATTTTGGGGGAGTACTATCAGTTTGATGGGACACCGTTAGTGAAGGCGATCTGGCGGGAAGCCAAGGAGTGTGTTTATGTTGAGGCTGATGATGGCGGCCAGAAAGGTGTTTTTTGGTACAACAACAAGCTTTGA